Part of the Oncorhynchus kisutch isolate 150728-3 linkage group LG2, Okis_V2, whole genome shotgun sequence genome, tcagaccccttaactttttgcacattttgttatgttaaagccttattctaaaatgtattcaattgtttttttttcttccatcaatctacacacgctaccccataatgacaaagcaaggtttttagaaatgtttgcaaatgtaaaaataaatacacTTCCCTAAGTATttagactctttactcagtacagAGCACACTCTActtactttgttgaaacacctttggcagcgattatagccttgagtcttcttgggtatgatgctacaagcttggcacacttgtatttgggtaGCGTTACTGCAGCTATTttccggtctctccagagatgttcgatcaggttcaagtccgggctctggctgggccactcaaggatattcacaGACTTGTACCGAAGCAACTACTGCATTGTTTTGGCTgagtgcttagggttattgtccttttgaaaggtgaaccttcgcactaatctgaggtcctgagtgctctggagcaggttttcatcaaggatctctctgtactttgctctgttcatatttCAATCTGACTAGGCTCCCTgtcccttccgctgaaaaacatccccacagcatgatgctgccaccaccatgcgtcacagtagggatggtgccagatttcctcaagacgtgacgcttggcattcaggccaatgagttcaaccttggtttcatcagatcagagaatcttgtttctcatggtctgagagtctttaggtgccttttcgcaaactccaagcaggctgtcacgtgcctttaactgaggagtggcttccgtctggccactctaccaataaagcctgattggtggagtgctgcagagatggttgtccttctggaaggttctcccatctccacagaggaactctatcagagtgaccatcgggttcttggtcacccccctgaccaaggcccttctccaattgctcagtttggcctggaggCCAGCCCTAGGAAGATTTTGGTTGTtccacttcttccatttaaaaatgatagaGGCCGGTGTGTTCTTTGGGACattcaatgctgtagacattttgtagtacccttccacagatctgtgccttgacacaatcctgtctcggagctctacagacaattccttcgacctcatggcttggtttttgctctgacatgcactgtcaactctgggaccttaaTTTACCACAGtggacatctcaaggatgatcaatggaaaaaggatgcacctgatctcaatttcaagtctcatagcaaagggtcttaatacttatgtaaattattgtaaacatttattaaaaccggttttcactttgtcattatggagtattgatgaggaaaaacattaatttaatcaattttagaataaggctgtaacgtaacacaatgtggaaaaagtcaaggggtctgaatactttacacaACAAATGTACTCATAAAACAACTTTTTCAGCATTGGTTGAAATTAGAGGGACACAATTATTTCAAATCAGATTGTATAagtgaaaataaataaagtacATCAAAGCTTATTTACATCTCTTTATCTAACGCCTTCTTCTTCGTCTATGATCAACAATTCTCCCCCGCCTTGGCCGTTGGACAATTCCATTAATGACTGCGGGTGGATTTGGACGGGTGGTACCATCAAGAATATCTGGGGGTGGTGGTACAGGGGCAACTGCTAAAGTTGGTTGATTACTTGGACTCTGGGGGTGTTGCGGTTGCTGTGGTAGCGGTTGtatctgttgttgctgctgcaCCAGCTGGGGCTGCTGTAGTAGCAGTTGTTGCTGTTGTGGTTgtatctgttgttgttgttgctgctgctgaatCGGTTGTTGAGGCTGTGGTTTCTGCTGCTGTAACTGTTGTGGTTGTTGCGTTGACTGTTGTGGCTCTTGTTTTTGGGAATGATGTGGctgctgctgtggtggtggttgttgttgttgctgctgctgctgtacctCTAGGACTCCCAGCAGCCTTTGCAGGAGAACATTGTTTTGCTGTAGGCTGGTTGCCAGTGCCTCTTGAGAGACCACTAATGTTCTCATATCACGTCTGAATCCCTCCCCAAACTCCCGAAGACTCTGCTCCACCCGATCCCCCAGCTGCAGAGCTGCCTCCCCCATGCCACGGAGCTCGTCCTCCAGCCATGAGCCACGAGGAGGGGCCTCCAGGGGTCCCTGCTGGGCCCCTAGTGAGGGCTGGGGACTAGGCTGAGGGGTCCCATTGAGGAAAGGGGCgctgtagaggggagagggaggcagccaGCGTTCCGAGTTAGGGGGAGGCCCTATTCCCAGTCCTAAACCCAGCTTTTCCTCCATACTGCTCTCTGCCCCCTCGCATTCCGCCTCTCCCACCTCCACTTCCCGCTCACCACTATCCTCATCCTTCTCAAAGCCATCCCTCTCCGACCCTTCACCTACACCCACTGCAATAAACAAGAGGATATAGTAGCAGTGGTTAGCAGTGGTTTCAAAAATCTGTTTTTATATGCATTATCTGAATGTTCCTACAAGGCTTGAATCTAAGGCTTTACCTCATTGTTAGTGTTCAGATTTACCTGGTTCTGTATCAGTGAAGCACGTGAAACTGGCCTTGCCTCTGGTGCTTTGCTTCTGTCTGGCCTGGTGAAGCCTGGGGCTTGCCTGAGTTGACCGTCCCAGTATGGAAGCCCCTCTATTAGATGGCAGGTAACAAGTTCGGTGCCTAGCGTCTGCCAGCCTGCCTCCATTGCGCCTCTTCAGGTCGTCCCAGCGCTTCTTGACCTCGCGGAGGGTGCGAGGGACTCTGGACACAGCGTTGACCCGATCCAGGATTCCTGCccagatcctctctctctccctgcgccGGAGCCTCCCAGCAGGACCAAAAAGCTCTCCCTCACACCGCGTCACCTCAGAAACCAGCACCTCCAGCTCTGCACCGCTAAAACGACTCTTCCTCTTGCCTGCACCCCCTGCTGCCAACACAGAGGAAATACCTCTGTCTACAGAAAGACAGAGTTGATCTATAGGTGTTTACCATGTGTCATATGAGGTGAAACACAAAAATGTAATAGTCAAAACATAATTTATCATAACAGTACAGAGCACCACTGCAAGCATCAATATTGAACAATAGACATGCGTTTAATAGCTAAAGTTGGCTAAAGCTTACGCTGATCCATGGACAGGAGGTCATCTGAGGACATGCCAGGGGTCATGATGTTCGGATGCACCACCACCACGTTGAAGGGTAGTCCACCAGGCAGCCCACTGCTTTGGTCGCAGCTGCCTTCCGAGTCCTCATCCTCCCTGGGAAAGCCGTCCTCTGAGACGCCCCCTCCGAAGGGTCCCTCCGGAGACTCCACTTTTATGTGCATGGGAGGCGAGTGCTCGTACAGCAGGCCCCCCTCCTCGTAGTACTCAGTCATGAGTCAGGCCTGGTTTACAGACGGACCAACTGACAGTTCCATTCACACAGCGACAGATGGCTGGCCGTACCACAGCATTGTTGGGGACGAGCAATATCTGCCTGACAACTAACTAATCTTTCAGTGGGGGCAGCATAAGGCATATGTTCACAGGCTACAACTAAGTGGCACATAAATAAATAGGGGCGCTAGGAGAGCATCTTGTGCAGGGACATACTGAGATCAACATTCACTGTAATGTGCATTAGTTTGCATAATATATTATTAATTCATACCAGGTAGCTTACAGCTAAAGTCCTGGAGCAGACGTTATTCAACTGTAAAAGCTGGCCAAGACAGACATGTACTCTCTCTGAAAACGATCATTTAAATTCCTTTATATTAGTGCAAAAACAA contains:
- the si:ch211-261d7.3 gene encoding putative mediator of RNA polymerase II transcription subunit 12; the protein is MTEYYEEGGLLYEHSPPMHIKVESPEGPFGGGVSEDGFPREDEDSEGSCDQSSGLPGGLPFNVVVVHPNIMTPGMSSDDLLSMDQHRGISSVLAAGGAGKRKSRFSGAELEVLVSEVTRCEGELFGPAGRLRRRERERIWAGILDRVNAVSRVPRTLREVKKRWDDLKRRNGGRLADARHRTCYLPSNRGASILGRSTQASPRLHQARQKQSTRGKASFTCFTDTEPVGVGEGSERDGFEKDEDSGEREVEVGEAECEGAESSMEEKLGLGLGIGPPPNSERWLPPSPLYSAPFLNGTPQPSPQPSLGAQQGPLEAPPRGSWLEDELRGMGEAALQLGDRVEQSLREFGEGFRRDMRTLVVSQEALATSLQQNNVLLQRLLGVLEVQQQQQQQQPPPQQQPHHSQKQEPQQSTQQPQQLQQQKPQPQQPIQQQQQQQQIQPQQQQLLLQQPQLVQQQQQIQPLPQQPQHPQSPSNQPTLAVAPVPPPPDILDGTTRPNPPAVINGIVQRPRRGRIVDHRRRRRR